Proteins from one Streptomyces sp. NBC_00289 genomic window:
- a CDS encoding helix-turn-helix transcriptional regulator, whose amino-acid sequence MDKKELAEFLRHRRETLRPRDVGLAEGPRRRTRGLRREEVAQLAGMSTDYYARLEQRRAPQPSVQITTALARALRLTLDERDHLFVLIGHNAPARFQRSEHVSPTLLRVLDRLDDSPAMVQTDLFDTLAMNPVAVALLGDQTRHTGLARSGYYRWFMDPAERLMVPEETHERHGRAQAARLRAALTSGSDTPRAALILAELQEHSPEFVRMWELQEVAQRYDDCKAVLHPELGRIDVDAQLLYTENRAQTLVVLTTRPGTESHSKLELLSVIGHQQLTP is encoded by the coding sequence ATGGACAAGAAGGAACTGGCGGAATTCCTGCGCCACCGGCGCGAGACGCTGCGGCCCCGCGACGTCGGGCTGGCCGAGGGGCCACGCAGGCGTACGCGGGGGCTGCGCCGCGAGGAGGTCGCGCAGCTCGCCGGCATGTCCACCGACTACTACGCCCGGCTGGAACAGCGGCGTGCTCCGCAGCCCTCCGTCCAGATCACCACGGCTCTCGCCCGGGCACTGCGGCTGACCCTGGACGAACGCGACCATCTCTTCGTCCTCATCGGCCACAACGCCCCGGCCCGCTTCCAACGCTCCGAACATGTCAGCCCGACGCTGCTGCGGGTCCTGGACCGCCTGGACGACTCCCCGGCCATGGTGCAGACCGACCTGTTCGACACCCTCGCGATGAACCCCGTGGCCGTCGCGCTGCTCGGCGACCAGACCCGCCACACCGGTCTGGCCCGCAGCGGCTACTACCGCTGGTTCATGGACCCGGCCGAGCGTCTGATGGTTCCCGAGGAGACCCACGAACGCCACGGCCGTGCCCAGGCAGCGCGCCTGCGGGCCGCGCTGACATCCGGCAGCGACACCCCCCGGGCCGCCCTGATCCTCGCCGAACTCCAGGAACACAGCCCCGAGTTCGTCCGCATGTGGGAACTTCAGGAAGTCGCGCAACGCTACGACGACTGCAAGGCCGTCCTCCATCCCGAACTCGGCCGCATCGACGTCGACGCCCAGCTCCTGTACACCGAGAACCGCGCCCAAACCCTGGTCGTGCTGACCACTCGCCCAGGCACGGAGAGCCACAGCAAACTCGAGCTGCTCTCCGTCATCGGACACCAACAGCTCACACCCTGA
- a CDS encoding ArsR/SmtB family transcription factor yields MPTDDLPETFHVTTDEQLRAVSNLTRHRIMAVLRFEPATITQIAERVGLAKGSSSYHVRLLERAGLVKVVRTRKVRGVTERYYAMAARAIALPDPGEGGPDVLMRHAVADLEASPVDGERHVRMAHLRLTEEQFAQLGERLQALADEYRELSDPSLPDASLVFALFHPASRQQAEGGAK; encoded by the coding sequence ATGCCTACCGATGATCTCCCCGAGACGTTTCACGTCACCACGGACGAGCAGCTGCGCGCCGTCTCCAACCTCACGCGTCACCGGATCATGGCCGTGCTCCGCTTCGAGCCGGCGACGATCACGCAGATCGCCGAGCGGGTGGGCCTTGCGAAGGGGAGTTCCAGCTATCACGTACGGCTGCTGGAGCGGGCCGGCCTGGTGAAGGTGGTACGGACGCGGAAGGTGCGGGGGGTCACCGAGCGGTACTACGCGATGGCCGCGCGGGCGATCGCGCTGCCGGATCCGGGCGAGGGAGGGCCGGATGTGCTGATGCGGCATGCGGTGGCGGACCTGGAGGCGTCGCCGGTGGATGGCGAGCGGCACGTACGGATGGCGCATCTGCGGCTCACCGAGGAGCAGTTCGCGCAGCTGGGGGAGCGGCTGCAGGCGCTGGCGGACGAGTACCGGGAGCTGTCCGATCCGTCGCTGCCGGACGCGTCACTCGTCTTCGCGCTGTTCCACCCGGCATCGCGCCAGCAGGCCGAAGGGGGCGCCAAGTGA
- a CDS encoding PucR family transcriptional regulator: MACRPSQRQRLSSHVPDQEVTRPGDTAGTERRDPGLLAALDPHGLLMLSRTLFTCAEQSEILRLAMRHVSALGPYHADAGYLATGDGLARVPGHDAGAPTVDDAQVEELGEADGSVSLPERSWNWAFGLRGADGLLGYILVSSHSGPDEQGHFLLSTLVGLTSAALSLTVTHAAQHDNAGELSRLGTERDTALRRLDAMRSELHLQKTVHETLARVAARDGGEDAITQALYELTGLSALVEDRFGNLRSWAGPDRPDPYPVRSSTYQEEMLGQVAREAGPVRVKNRLIALARPRGDVLGVLAIEDPDATADEHTMFALDHAQQSLAQELMHMRELAEVELRLRRQLVDDLLEGTDQQGAYARAEAVGHDLQRTHYVVVVHWPGNAADGSFTRAVEQATAATATTATRPLITRRGDRVVLLTEARPDDNAVHAVLAHELGTPDGAIGVSTRCDSPDAIPRCYQEAMRALEVRQNSRQRSGTTFFDDLGLYRILGPGNDLRELQGFVREWLGQLIDYDAEHDTELVETLSRYFDCGGNYDDAAAALTVHRSTLRYRLQRIREISDRDLADVDTRLNLQVATRIWRIILGGQR; the protein is encoded by the coding sequence ATGGCCTGCCGTCCGTCACAGAGGCAGAGGCTGTCCTCTCATGTCCCCGACCAGGAAGTGACCCGCCCGGGCGACACCGCGGGCACCGAACGGCGCGACCCCGGTCTGCTCGCGGCGCTGGACCCGCACGGGCTGTTGATGCTGTCCCGCACCCTGTTCACCTGCGCGGAGCAGAGTGAGATCCTGCGGTTGGCCATGCGGCACGTCAGTGCCCTTGGTCCCTACCACGCCGATGCCGGGTACCTCGCGACGGGCGACGGTTTGGCCCGCGTCCCCGGCCACGACGCGGGAGCGCCAACGGTCGACGACGCGCAGGTGGAGGAGTTGGGCGAGGCTGACGGCTCCGTATCCCTTCCGGAGCGGTCCTGGAACTGGGCGTTCGGCCTGCGCGGGGCCGACGGTCTGCTGGGCTACATCCTCGTCTCCTCCCACTCCGGGCCCGACGAGCAGGGGCACTTTCTCCTCTCCACCCTCGTGGGGCTCACATCGGCGGCCCTGTCACTGACGGTCACGCACGCCGCGCAGCACGACAACGCCGGCGAACTGAGCCGACTCGGCACCGAACGCGACACCGCACTGCGGCGGCTGGACGCGATGCGCTCCGAGCTGCACCTGCAGAAGACCGTGCACGAGACCCTGGCCCGTGTCGCTGCCCGGGATGGCGGGGAGGACGCCATCACCCAAGCGCTGTACGAGCTCACCGGGCTGTCGGCGCTCGTCGAGGACCGGTTCGGCAACCTGAGGTCCTGGGCAGGTCCCGACCGGCCCGACCCCTATCCGGTGCGGTCCTCGACCTACCAGGAAGAGATGCTGGGGCAGGTCGCGCGCGAGGCGGGCCCGGTCAGAGTCAAGAATCGGCTGATCGCCCTGGCCCGCCCGCGCGGCGACGTCCTCGGCGTACTCGCCATCGAGGACCCCGACGCGACGGCCGACGAGCACACCATGTTCGCCCTGGATCACGCCCAGCAGTCGCTCGCCCAGGAACTCATGCACATGCGCGAACTCGCCGAGGTCGAACTGCGGCTGCGCCGCCAGCTGGTCGACGACCTGTTGGAGGGCACCGACCAGCAGGGCGCCTACGCCCGGGCCGAAGCCGTGGGCCACGACCTGCAACGTACCCATTACGTGGTCGTGGTGCACTGGCCGGGCAACGCCGCAGACGGCTCCTTCACCCGCGCCGTCGAGCAAGCAACGGCCGCCACGGCCACCACGGCGACCCGTCCGCTGATCACCCGTCGCGGCGACCGGGTGGTCCTGCTGACCGAAGCACGGCCCGACGACAATGCCGTGCACGCGGTGCTGGCCCATGAGCTGGGGACGCCCGACGGAGCGATCGGGGTGAGCACCCGCTGCGACTCCCCAGACGCCATTCCCCGCTGCTATCAGGAGGCAATGCGGGCCCTGGAGGTGCGGCAGAACTCCCGCCAGCGCAGCGGGACGACGTTCTTCGACGACCTCGGGCTGTACCGGATCCTGGGGCCCGGCAACGATCTTCGAGAGCTACAAGGCTTCGTGCGAGAGTGGCTCGGCCAGCTGATCGACTACGACGCAGAGCACGACACGGAGTTGGTGGAGACGCTCTCGCGCTACTTCGACTGCGGAGGCAACTACGACGATGCGGCCGCCGCGCTGACGGTCCACCGCAGCACCCTGCGCTACCGCCTCCAGCGCATCCGCGAGATCAGCGACCGCGACCTGGCGGATGTGGACACCCGCCTCAATCTCCAGGTGGCAACCCGCATCTGGAGGATCATCTTGGGCGGGCAGCGCTGA
- a CDS encoding MFS transporter, whose product MTSDFRKLPTGFGRLWTAQTISSLGDGVSHAALPLLALTLTRDPMALAVVTAAGTLPWLLFGVLGGALVDRWDRRRTMWAADAARAVLLAIAAAAAALDMLSIPLLAAVAFLLGLGGLFFDTAATAYLPDLLGRDPALLERANSRLRGAQTAMSGFAGPPAGSALLALGRAVPLLTDAVSFALSALLVRSLPAMPRPVPEVRESLLRQARAGASYVFRDRVLLGLALRPAVGNIAFLAVETVLALFAHDRLGIDTYGFGLLLAAEATGGLLGAGIASFLGRRLGTGAALSCTAAVEGLAILGLAVAPNPYVAGLALAVCGAGMGATMVLGPSLRQAIVPARLMGRVASTSRMLAMCAAPMGAFLGGWLATTYDIRTPLYAAAVLLLAMTAVTASMTSNRRVEAALRAAAPAAGPDHPASEDPAQESAPDLV is encoded by the coding sequence GTGACCTCAGACTTCCGGAAGTTGCCGACCGGGTTCGGACGGCTGTGGACCGCGCAGACGATCTCCTCGCTCGGTGACGGGGTGTCGCATGCCGCGCTGCCGCTGCTCGCGTTGACGTTGACACGGGATCCGATGGCGCTCGCCGTCGTCACGGCCGCCGGGACGCTGCCGTGGCTGCTCTTCGGGGTGCTCGGCGGCGCGCTCGTGGACCGCTGGGACCGCCGGCGCACGATGTGGGCCGCGGACGCGGCGCGTGCGGTGCTGCTCGCGATAGCCGCGGCGGCGGCCGCGCTCGACATGCTGAGCATTCCGCTGCTCGCGGCCGTCGCCTTCCTGCTCGGCCTCGGCGGACTCTTCTTCGACACGGCCGCCACGGCCTATCTACCGGATCTGCTCGGCCGCGACCCCGCACTCCTGGAGCGCGCCAACTCCCGCCTGCGCGGCGCCCAGACCGCCATGTCCGGCTTCGCCGGGCCCCCTGCGGGCAGTGCGCTGCTCGCGCTCGGGCGGGCGGTTCCACTGCTCACCGACGCGGTGTCGTTCGCGCTCTCCGCATTGCTCGTACGGTCGCTGCCCGCCATGCCCCGGCCCGTGCCGGAGGTCCGCGAGTCGCTGCTTCGGCAGGCGCGGGCCGGGGCCTCGTACGTCTTCCGGGACCGGGTGCTGCTCGGGCTCGCGCTCCGCCCGGCGGTCGGGAACATCGCCTTCCTCGCCGTGGAGACCGTCCTCGCCCTCTTCGCGCACGACCGCCTCGGCATCGACACCTACGGCTTCGGGCTGCTCCTCGCAGCGGAGGCCACCGGCGGCCTGCTCGGCGCGGGCATCGCCTCCTTCCTCGGCCGCCGACTTGGCACCGGCGCCGCGCTCAGCTGCACGGCCGCGGTGGAAGGGCTCGCCATCCTGGGCCTGGCCGTCGCCCCGAACCCGTACGTCGCCGGACTGGCGCTCGCCGTCTGCGGGGCCGGCATGGGCGCCACGATGGTGCTCGGCCCCTCCCTCCGGCAGGCGATCGTCCCCGCCCGCCTGATGGGCCGGGTCGCCTCCACCTCCCGCATGTTGGCCATGTGCGCCGCCCCCATGGGGGCCTTCCTCGGCGGCTGGCTGGCCACCACCTACGACATCCGCACCCCGCTCTACGCCGCTGCCGTCCTCCTCCTGGCGATGACGGCCGTCACGGCATCCATGACCAGCAACCGCCGGGTCGAAGCGGCGCTGCGTGCCGCCGCCCCGGCCGCCGGTCCAGATCACCCGGCATCCGAGGATCCCGCCCAGGAGAGTGCACCTGACTTGGTGTGA
- a CDS encoding IS701 family transposase has translation MASVREDLEAFAAELFDGFFRADQRRWGQAYVRGLLLDGRRKSVEPMAARLGEDGNRQALAHFITSSPWDPAHVRARLAWRMHEAIGPEALIVDDTGFLKDGDASACVSRQYTGTAGKVTKCQVGVSLHLARERASAAVNWRLFLPASWDPDSPEADPDKVARRSRCGIPDRVGHVEKWQLALDMIDESRSWGIDIPLVVADAGYGDAAAFRHGLEERNLPYAVGISSRHTAHPADARPVQPAYAGTGRPPRMQYPEPAQTVKDLVIAAGRTATRPVSWREGSRPGKGISGFKRIYSRFVALRIRPAGRGVRQATDGPELPERWLLAEWPATEPEPVQFWLSSLPSGMPLATLVRLAKLRWRIEHDYREMKQALGLAHFEGRTWNGWHHHVTLVSAAHAFCTLQRLARDPKDAAQV, from the coding sequence ATGGCCTCGGTCCGGGAGGACCTGGAGGCGTTCGCGGCGGAGTTGTTCGACGGGTTCTTCCGTGCGGATCAGCGGCGGTGGGGGCAGGCGTACGTGCGCGGATTGTTGCTGGACGGGCGGCGTAAGTCGGTGGAGCCGATGGCGGCCCGACTGGGTGAGGACGGTAATCGTCAGGCGCTGGCGCATTTCATCACCTCCAGTCCGTGGGATCCGGCGCATGTGCGGGCCCGGCTGGCCTGGCGGATGCACGAGGCGATCGGTCCAGAGGCATTGATCGTCGATGACACCGGCTTTTTGAAGGACGGGGATGCCTCGGCGTGTGTGTCACGGCAGTACACCGGCACCGCGGGCAAGGTCACCAAGTGCCAGGTGGGGGTTTCGCTGCATCTGGCGCGCGAGAGGGCCTCGGCGGCGGTGAACTGGCGGCTGTTCCTGCCCGCGTCCTGGGATCCCGACTCGCCGGAGGCGGACCCGGACAAGGTCGCCCGCCGCAGTCGCTGCGGCATCCCCGACCGGGTGGGGCATGTCGAGAAGTGGCAGCTGGCCCTGGACATGATCGACGAGAGCCGGTCGTGGGGCATCGACATCCCCCTGGTCGTCGCGGACGCCGGATACGGGGACGCCGCCGCCTTCCGCCACGGTCTGGAAGAACGCAACCTGCCCTACGCGGTGGGCATTTCCTCCCGCCACACCGCCCATCCGGCCGACGCCCGGCCCGTCCAGCCCGCCTACGCGGGAACCGGCCGGCCACCGCGAATGCAGTATCCCGAGCCTGCGCAGACCGTGAAAGACCTGGTCATCGCGGCCGGGAGGACGGCCACGAGGCCGGTGTCCTGGCGGGAAGGCTCCCGCCCGGGCAAAGGAATCAGCGGCTTCAAACGCATCTACTCGCGGTTCGTGGCTCTGCGCATCCGCCCGGCCGGACGCGGCGTCCGCCAGGCCACCGACGGCCCTGAACTGCCCGAACGCTGGCTGCTGGCCGAATGGCCCGCCACCGAACCCGAACCCGTGCAGTTCTGGCTCTCCAGCCTGCCCTCCGGCATGCCACTGGCGACCCTGGTGAGGCTGGCCAAGCTGCGCTGGCGCATCGAACACGACTACCGCGAGATGAAACAGGCCCTGGGACTTGCCCACTTCGAAGGCCGCACCTGGAACGGCTGGCACCACCACGTCACCCTCGTCTCCGCCGCCCACGCCTTCTGCACCCTGCAACGACTGGCACGAGACCCAAAAGACGCGGCGCAGGTCTGA